CTGAAGCAGTATCATTGGCAAAGTCACAGTATTTATGGATTCCTTTGTAGGTTTCGTCTGAATTCAAGCATGTGTCCAGAATTATCATATTCCCGTAAGTTATGCTCATCCGCAACCCATTTCCCACTGAAACCAGGCATTAACATGAACTACTATATTTCACACTGAATCAGCATATGTTTTGATGCGGAAACTCCGGATCTAGACacagagaaacacaaattagaataaaacgagaataataaaattagttaaaataataataaataaataaatataaaatgatagatttgccctatggaacccttggttaacttgtaaccaaaacgccaatgattgagcggctccctacaaaaccctagaagaagaacctctagaaacactgATGAacggaaagaaatttgaatatttgcaactccGAAATACCTCGAAAGTAACAACTCCAAACTAATAgcagagaagaatcactctactcccaaaaatttgcctcacacattTGAAGAAACAATACTCTTCTTTTTTCTCctcaatgtgtagaaaacaagcctattaTAGGCAATACAAGAGTAATTATCCTAATAACTCTTTCAGAGTATTGAttctaataaaactctttaagaGTATTGATCCTAATAAACTCTTTAATTatctagaaataataataatactaaccaataattacttaactcataaatgataTGTCCACCAtgaattaagtatatatatatatacataaaagttaatccaccaatttatgggctttcactattccagattggtccagtgaattgcattctcgTATTTGTcatgtcacgaacatgatgattAAATTTGTAGCAAAAGTCTTGGACAAAGCATTCATCTTtatttaattgtcgtgccttacTTCGAGTAATTGGACACTAGGAAAAACCCTTGATGTACCTCCTTGTCTATCATGTTTATTGAACTACGCAATGCCTTTGAGGTTGTAACAGTTTGATTTGTGTTTTCATTGTTGTAGAGAATAGTGGAAGCTAGCTGAGGACGTAGTGACCGGATAGCTCTCACCCGCGATGAAAATCCTGCTTTTACTGAGGAACCTCTCCACCAGTTGACCAGAAAAGTGTAGGTGTCGATTGCGGTGGTGGTATCCCGGCATTGTCGTAGTCGAGGATGTTAGAGGATGTTAGAAAGAAAAGCACACCAGCGGGATTCAAGGAGATCACGTTTGCCACTGCTATTATAGCCATCATTTGTTTGAGATTATTATATAGTAGTTTCAAGGTGATTAGGTTAGGTCAACTCACCATTGTTCCATGCAAAGTCATTCCTGAAGAGCGTTTGGCCATCACTGTTTACTCTAAATGGTCCTAACTCACTCATAGCCCCATACCCCATGACGAACATCCTGGCCTGTGATGTGATCCCAACATTTAAAACTTGTCAAATTAGGCCGACCTTGGTTCGGCAAAGATTTTTGTACTTCAACTCACTCCATTAATTCATCCAACCAACttaataatacatattaaaataccTCCATTGACCACAAATCAAGGATTATTAGACAAGAATTGCGAGGCGACTCGACGAAGTAATAGAACAAAGCTCGACCAGCCTTTTGATCAACAGTCACATATCCTGCGTATTGATCAAAATCAACGCCGTCTGGTTGTCCAGGCAATGCATCAATCTCGTCGGCTTCCATTTTCCCATCTTGCGGCTCAATGCAACAGGCGAGTACGTCGACGGATTGGAGCCATGCAAGCCAGCTGCCCATGAACGTGAAGAAGATATACGAGATTTTTCAGACCTCCCCGACTCAGCAACTTGTGAAGGATTTCCCTTGTCGATCGGCGGCTTCACAGAAGCTGAGAAACTGAGTAGACAAATGAAAGAGTAGACATGAATACAGAACTGGCTTCATTCTTGCTGTCAACTCCATCTCGGCTTTGACAAGCCAAGCTGGTTTACAAAGGTATATAAATAGCAAAATGACGGGAAGATTAGTGGTCGTCTGGTTTTAGACTTGGAGGGATCGAAGATGATCTAATTTTGGTagttaaaaacaaaatgaaatccAAATGCGACCATTAACTGatttttgaattgtttttattaattagaACTGTTTTTCTATCATCCTGGTCACTAtgtatattttatactatttatttgagttaataaataactttaaatttcaattatttataatgtCACATCCGATTACTAATGAAATGATTTAGATACAAaatctaaattattattaaaaataagataTCTCAATTgttatctaaaaaataaaacaaattcaataaaataaattttgatgattAATATCGCATTTACTCTGAATTACGATATAAGATTAGAAATTAGatctataaaaatcaattttaattttaattctgatttttttttactaGAGGTATATAGTGGTGTACTTCGggttcttttttttccatttaaaagaaaaatcacGATTGTTTCTAAATAAAACAACGACAGAAAGAATAAAAACCAAGCGCAATTAAATATGTGATGTGTTTTTACTTAATTTCGCCAATAAAATGACAATAAATGCTTGGTTTTGCAAATATtcaatcattaatatatataaaaaattcaataaattaacaAATATTGATTCCATTTAAAACTTACATTTTACAATAAGTGCAATTATATATATTCCCCACTTGTTAAATAAccaatttgtataaaaaaaaaaaacatcgtaaacgaaattgaaaaaaatgtaaataaacaaTTTTACACAGTACAAAATACTCTCCTTCAtgatgataaatatatatttaaaaaaagagaagaagaagaactaaattccctttttttttttgttcaaaccaAAATCATAAAACAGATTTTGATTTTAAACAagggggaaagaaaagaaaagaaacagataCAGTTTGGGGAAAAAAAGAATGAAGGTTACTAATGATGAAGATCaggttatttgattttggatgggtaaaaatgagaaaaaaaaaaaggaaaagaaaactatttagAGGAAACGCAGTCACGAACCCTGTCTCTCTTTCGACGTTTGCTTTGCGTTTCTTTTTCTCACTTTGGACTGCTGGGCTTGTGACTATGCAACTCTCTCCATCTGTCAAATTATTTGGAATTAGTTATTTTGTATGATCTCTTAGCAGTTTTAGAtaatataatagtagtaatatacaacaatattataatttatttttaatcgtAAAAATAACAATCACTCTGTTATCcagaacaattaaaataaaatgataaaaatttatataatcatACCATATCAATATTACCATACGGTAAcaccttttttattttgaattgacACATCATCACAAGTACTATTTTGATGTGGAATCGTTTGTATTATATCAGTACaagatttatttttaagtttcaCGGTTCTTTGATATTATCACTTTCTGTTTCAAATACTTCCTTAattatttgcattttttttctttttaatatttcatcTAAAGAAATGCATTTCCATGTGAAATATTGGGTTTGAATTTTGAATATAAAActtataatatttgaaatttacattttaatataaaaaacatgAATGTTTGTGATGGGagcaaatagataaaatttttataaatattgataAAACCTCACCAACTTAATAATAACGATCACTCATTACCAACTTGGCAACCAGGGATGATTACCTTGTCCGATTTATTTGGCGAGAAATATTGGGTACATGGCGAATCAAATGCCACCTGAACATTAAAGTGGAAGCATTGGATGAAGTAGGATGGCTTAGAAAGAGTCATTATGAGTTGAGATTCGAAACTACCCCTCAATAGGCAATAGCCAATACCCGATGGCCTTTTATCAAGGatgaaaaaagagaaagaagaaaataattaCTCCAATTATTAACTTTTATAACCATTTTCTA
Above is a genomic segment from Gossypium hirsutum isolate 1008001.06 unplaced genomic scaffold, Gossypium_hirsutum_v2.1 scaffold_1028, whole genome shotgun sequence containing:
- the LOC121227574 gene encoding serine carboxypeptidase 1-like, whose translation is MELTARMKPVLFSASVKPPIDKGNPSQVAESGSWLAWLQSVDVLACCIEPQDGKMEADEIDALPGQPDGVDFDQYAGYVTVDQKAGRALFYYFVESPRNSCLIILDLWSMEARMFVMGYGAMSELGPFRVNSDGQTLFRNDFAWNNVGNGLRMSITYGNMIILDTCLNSDETYKGIHKYCDFANDTASENALISLRDKDGVCRLLRPGFIERVKAWVKKGWHAWYSEKEVGGYVVEYEGGLALVTVRGAGHWSQATSHNVH